From Chryseobacterium joostei, the proteins below share one genomic window:
- the gmk gene encoding guanylate kinase, with amino-acid sequence MDKVIIFSAPSGSGKTTLVKHSLETFPELEFSISCTTRQPRGSEIHAVDYHFLSPDEFRQKISEDAFVEYEEVYTDKYYGTLKSEVEKIWNQGKVVIFDVDVKGGISLKKYFGEKALSIFIEPPSIEELERRLITRNTDDAETIKTRVEKAEEEMSYAGEFDKIVINSDLDKAKKEIESLIKSFINN; translated from the coding sequence ATGGATAAGGTAATTATATTTTCAGCACCGTCTGGAAGCGGAAAAACTACATTGGTAAAACATTCTCTGGAAACATTTCCTGAACTTGAATTTTCAATTTCATGTACTACGAGACAGCCAAGAGGAAGTGAAATTCATGCAGTGGATTATCATTTTTTATCTCCTGATGAATTCAGACAGAAAATTTCAGAAGATGCTTTTGTAGAATATGAGGAAGTATACACTGATAAATATTACGGTACTTTAAAATCTGAAGTAGAAAAGATCTGGAATCAGGGAAAAGTTGTTATTTTTGATGTAGATGTAAAAGGAGGAATTTCCTTAAAAAAATACTTCGGAGAAAAGGCATTGTCTATTTTTATAGAACCCCCTTCCATTGAAGAACTGGAACGAAGATTGATTACAAGGAATACAGATGATGCAGAAACCATTAAAACCCGCGTAGAAAAGGCAGAAGAAGAAATGTCTTATGCAGGCGAGTTTGATAAGATCGTGATTAACTCTGATCTGGACAAAGCTAAAAAAGAAATAGAAAGTTTAATAAAAAGTTTTATCAACAATTAA
- the nadA gene encoding quinolinate synthase NadA, which yields MSTETLEKAKSAIPVKGFLDIKDIAIPQGEELVKAILKLKEEKNAVILAHYYQPGEIQDIADFLGDSLQLARQAKDTNADMIVFCGVHFMAEAAKILNPTKKVVLPDTMAGCSLADGCSGEGLRKMREQHPNALIATYINCNAETKAESDIIVTSSNAETVIEALPTDRPIIFAPDKNLGRYLSKKTGRDMILWDGSCIVHEAFSMERIAKQLADNPDAKMIAHPESEEAVLKLAHFIGSTSALLNFVEKDDCQKFIIATEEGILHEMRKRAPHKELIPALVFDESCNCSECFYMKRNTMEKLYLCMKYELPEILIDEELRLRALKPIEAMLDLSKSIK from the coding sequence ATGAGTACCGAAACATTAGAAAAAGCTAAATCTGCAATTCCTGTAAAAGGATTTCTGGATATAAAAGATATAGCAATTCCTCAGGGAGAAGAATTGGTAAAAGCCATTCTAAAACTTAAGGAAGAAAAAAATGCTGTAATCCTTGCGCATTATTACCAACCGGGAGAAATTCAGGATATCGCTGACTTCCTTGGAGATTCCCTACAATTGGCAAGACAGGCAAAGGATACCAATGCTGACATGATTGTATTCTGCGGAGTACACTTCATGGCGGAAGCGGCTAAAATTCTGAACCCAACTAAAAAAGTAGTTCTTCCTGATACTATGGCCGGATGCTCTCTTGCAGACGGATGCTCAGGTGAAGGATTGAGAAAAATGCGTGAACAGCATCCTAACGCCTTAATTGCAACCTACATTAACTGTAATGCTGAAACTAAGGCAGAAAGTGACATCATTGTAACAAGCTCTAACGCTGAAACGGTAATTGAAGCGCTACCAACTGACAGACCTATTATTTTTGCACCGGATAAAAACCTTGGAAGATATTTATCTAAAAAGACAGGTCGTGATATGATCCTTTGGGATGGAAGTTGTATAGTACACGAAGCATTTTCTATGGAAAGAATTGCCAAGCAGTTGGCAGACAATCCTGACGCTAAAATGATTGCACACCCGGAAAGCGAAGAAGCTGTTTTAAAACTGGCTCACTTCATTGGTTCTACTTCAGCTCTACTTAACTTTGTAGAAAAAGATGACTGCCAGAAATTCATTATTGCGACTGAAGAAGGAATTCTTCACGAAATGAGAAAACGCGCACCGCATAAGGAATTAATTCCAGCTTTAGTTTTTGACGAAAGCTGTAACTGTTCTGAGTGTTTCTACATGAAGCGTAATACCATGGAAAAATTGTACTTATGTATGAAGTATGAACTTCCTGAGATTCTTATTGACGAAGAATTAAGATTAAGAGCATTAAAGCCAATTGAGGCTATGCTTGATCTTTCCAAAAGCATAAAATAA
- a CDS encoding bacteriocin-like protein: protein MKNLKKLNRENLKRVNGGAGNFCNFCEIHETCGSGCNGEPICIPKGEHFPPNC from the coding sequence ATGAAAAATCTTAAAAAATTAAACCGAGAAAATCTTAAAAGAGTAAACGGTGGAGCAGGAAATTTCTGCAACTTTTGTGAAATACATGAAACCTGTGGATCAGGATGCAACGGAGAACCAATTTGTATTCCAAAAGGAGAACATTTCCCTCCTAATTGTTAA
- a CDS encoding bacteriocin-like protein, producing the protein MKTIKKLSREQKKTINGGFTDIQIEACGGAQFVCFKGGGKWGCSLKPGGTCYDPKL; encoded by the coding sequence ATGAAAACAATTAAAAAATTATCAAGAGAACAAAAGAAAACCATCAATGGTGGTTTTACAGACATCCAAATTGAAGCTTGCGGCGGAGCGCAGTTCGTTTGTTTCAAAGGAGGAGGGAAATGGGGATGCTCATTAAAACCGGGTGGAACGTGCTATGACCCTAAATTATAA
- a CDS encoding bacteriocin-like protein, whose amino-acid sequence MKNSKKINRENLKSINGGGISHCNESCPPGPYGPNEPKSCGEFMGLPECCKLRVLVSMDCFGPY is encoded by the coding sequence ATGAAAAATTCAAAAAAAATTAACAGAGAGAATCTAAAGTCCATTAATGGAGGAGGAATAAGTCATTGTAATGAGTCTTGTCCTCCGGGTCCTTATGGTCCGAATGAACCAAAATCATGTGGAGAGTTTATGGGCTTACCGGAATGTTGTAAACTAAGAGTGCTGGTAAGCATGGATTGTTTTGGCCCTTATTAA
- the thrA gene encoding bifunctional aspartate kinase/homoserine dehydrogenase I: protein MKILKFGGTSVANSQNILLVENIIKKESLQDRIVVIVSALHGATDQLIKAAEYASAKDESYLQIVKNLEEKHLSLVKDLIPILEQSSWLSFVKKHFNDIEDLYNGIFVLGELTDRIKDKIASYGEFLSSHIIAARLQYQQLDCIWMNSADLIRTDSNFTNAKVNSEITENNIKNYLNDHPNQIIIGPGFIARDDKNNATTLGRGGSDYTASLIAAAIHAEELQIWTDVSGMMTADPRLASNAKPISEISYHEAMELSHFGAKVLYPPSIQPVMVKNIDLKIKNTFDPNAKGTLVSHNLDIPENEKQQVAVGVSNMSNIALLTLEGSGMVGIPGISAKLFQCLSQEKINIILITQGSSEHSITLAIHEKDKSIAESAINSSFADDISLKRIDPVKIESGLSIVAIVGENMKSKSGVSAKMFGCLGNNGINIRTIAQGSSERNISIVISEKDTKKAVNILHEEFFEAEIKQIHLYICGTGNVGSKLIQQIYEQNQYLRENSLINLRIAGLSNSRKMIFSDKGISEQEYLNWHESGVESSPQDFATGIISRNLRNSVFVDITASSDVPEVYEKLLKRSINIVACNKIAASSDFEKYKTLKNTARNHNCKFYFETNVGAGLPVIGTINDLIKSGDKITSIEAVLSGTLNFVFNNYDGSRTFSEVVAQAQEEGYTEPDPRLDLSGTDVARKTLILAREAGYPLQIEEIENIGFLPEACMQGSVGHFYEKLSEYEEHFKALLSDAKQEEKILKYVAEFKEGKAKVGLQHVAPESDLFHLYGKDNIVIFKTLRYSKQPLVIKGAGAGAEVTASGIFADIIRSI from the coding sequence ATGAAAATTTTAAAATTCGGTGGAACATCAGTCGCCAATTCTCAGAATATACTTCTGGTGGAAAACATTATAAAAAAAGAATCCTTGCAAGACAGGATCGTCGTTATAGTATCAGCACTTCACGGAGCTACAGACCAACTCATTAAAGCAGCAGAATATGCTTCTGCCAAGGATGAAAGCTATTTACAAATTGTAAAAAACCTTGAAGAAAAACATTTAAGCTTAGTCAAAGATCTTATCCCTATTTTAGAGCAAAGCTCATGGCTAAGTTTCGTTAAAAAACATTTCAATGACATAGAAGACCTATACAACGGAATTTTTGTTTTGGGTGAACTTACAGACAGAATCAAGGATAAGATTGCATCATATGGGGAATTTCTATCTTCTCATATCATTGCTGCAAGACTACAATATCAGCAACTAGACTGTATATGGATGAATTCTGCAGATCTCATCAGAACTGACAGTAATTTTACCAACGCAAAAGTTAATTCTGAAATTACAGAAAATAACATTAAGAATTATCTTAATGACCATCCAAACCAAATCATCATAGGTCCCGGTTTCATAGCCCGTGATGATAAAAACAATGCTACAACATTAGGACGAGGAGGCTCAGATTATACAGCTTCCCTTATTGCCGCTGCCATTCATGCCGAAGAACTTCAGATCTGGACAGATGTAAGTGGCATGATGACTGCCGATCCGCGTCTGGCTTCCAATGCAAAACCCATTTCGGAAATATCCTATCATGAAGCAATGGAACTTTCTCATTTTGGGGCAAAAGTTCTTTATCCACCATCCATTCAACCTGTGATGGTGAAAAATATTGATCTGAAAATCAAAAACACTTTTGACCCGAATGCAAAAGGAACCTTGGTTTCTCACAATCTTGATATTCCGGAAAATGAAAAACAACAGGTAGCCGTAGGGGTTTCAAATATGAGTAATATAGCCCTGCTTACTTTGGAAGGGAGCGGAATGGTTGGTATTCCCGGTATTTCAGCAAAATTATTTCAATGTCTTAGTCAGGAGAAAATCAATATCATTCTTATTACACAAGGTTCATCAGAACATTCCATTACTCTTGCTATTCATGAAAAAGATAAATCTATTGCTGAAAGCGCCATCAATTCATCATTTGCAGATGATATTAGCTTAAAGAGAATTGACCCTGTCAAAATTGAGAGTGGCCTTTCCATTGTTGCCATAGTAGGTGAAAACATGAAAAGTAAAAGTGGTGTAAGTGCAAAAATGTTCGGATGTCTGGGAAACAACGGAATCAATATAAGAACCATTGCCCAAGGTTCCTCAGAAAGAAATATCAGCATTGTCATCTCAGAAAAGGATACTAAAAAGGCTGTAAACATCCTCCATGAAGAATTTTTTGAAGCTGAGATAAAACAAATTCACCTTTACATCTGTGGAACCGGTAATGTAGGCTCAAAGCTGATTCAGCAGATCTATGAACAAAATCAATACCTGAGAGAAAATTCTTTAATTAATTTAAGAATTGCAGGATTATCCAATAGTCGTAAAATGATCTTTTCAGACAAGGGAATTTCCGAGCAGGAATACCTCAATTGGCACGAATCAGGAGTAGAATCTTCACCTCAGGATTTTGCAACAGGAATTATCTCCCGAAATTTAAGAAACTCTGTTTTTGTAGATATTACAGCAAGTTCTGATGTTCCAGAAGTGTATGAAAAGTTATTAAAAAGAAGTATTAACATTGTAGCCTGCAACAAAATTGCTGCCTCATCAGACTTTGAAAAGTATAAAACCTTAAAGAATACAGCCCGAAATCATAATTGTAAATTCTACTTTGAGACCAATGTAGGGGCAGGGCTTCCGGTAATAGGTACCATTAATGACCTGATTAAAAGTGGTGATAAAATAACTTCCATTGAAGCTGTACTAAGCGGGACATTAAATTTTGTATTCAATAATTATGATGGAAGCAGAACATTTTCTGAAGTGGTAGCACAGGCCCAAGAAGAAGGGTATACAGAACCTGATCCAAGACTGGATTTATCAGGAACAGATGTGGCCCGTAAAACTTTAATCCTTGCCAGAGAAGCAGGTTATCCACTTCAAATTGAAGAAATTGAAAATATTGGTTTTCTTCCTGAAGCATGTATGCAGGGAAGTGTAGGACATTTCTATGAAAAACTTTCAGAATATGAAGAGCATTTCAAAGCATTACTTTCAGATGCTAAACAAGAGGAAAAAATATTAAAGTATGTTGCCGAATTCAAGGAGGGCAAAGCAAAAGTAGGCTTACAGCATGTTGCCCCGGAAAGTGATCTTTTTCACCTCTATGGAAAAGACAACATTGTTATTTTTAAAACTTTAAGGTATTCTAAACAGCCATTGGTCATAAAAGGTGCCGGTGCCGGTGCCGAGGTAACGGCAAGTGGAATTTTTGCAGACATTATACGTTCAATTTAA
- a CDS encoding homoserine kinase, producing MKKIKLKIPATVANMVCGFDILGMAIHEPYDEMEITLLETPEIIIKHKDSFKLPEEPSKNVAGIVLLKIQEHLNLTQGFEVVIHKHIKPGSGLGSSAASAAGAALGANILLENIFSKEEMIHFAMFGEELASGVRHADNIAPCIYGGITLVKSTDPIDIIPLNTPDLFVAAVHPQVEVKTSDSRQILKKNISLKSAIEQWGNIAGLVAGIQKNDFSLIGRSLNDVIIEPIRSILIPKFDEIKMKSLQLGALGGGISGSGPSIFMLAEKRETAEKIATQMKSVYDEISIESFVYVSKINPIGIEIVEESE from the coding sequence ATGAAAAAAATAAAATTAAAAATTCCGGCTACAGTAGCCAATATGGTATGTGGATTTGATATTCTGGGAATGGCTATACATGAACCTTATGACGAAATGGAGATCACATTACTGGAAACTCCGGAAATCATCATTAAGCATAAGGACTCATTTAAACTTCCTGAGGAACCTTCTAAAAATGTTGCAGGAATTGTTCTGTTGAAAATTCAGGAACATTTGAACTTAACCCAAGGTTTTGAAGTCGTTATTCATAAACATATAAAACCAGGAAGCGGGCTTGGCTCCAGTGCGGCTAGCGCCGCCGGAGCCGCACTGGGGGCCAATATTTTATTAGAAAATATATTTTCTAAGGAAGAAATGATTCACTTTGCCATGTTTGGGGAGGAACTGGCATCCGGAGTTCGCCATGCAGACAATATTGCGCCTTGCATTTATGGAGGCATCACATTGGTAAAATCAACCGATCCTATTGATATTATTCCATTGAATACCCCTGATTTATTTGTAGCCGCTGTACATCCTCAGGTTGAAGTAAAAACGTCAGACTCCAGACAGATTCTGAAGAAAAATATCTCTCTAAAAAGCGCCATTGAGCAATGGGGAAATATTGCAGGGCTGGTTGCAGGTATTCAAAAAAATGATTTTTCGTTGATTGGCAGAAGCCTTAATGATGTCATTATAGAACCTATACGAAGTATTTTAATTCCAAAATTTGATGAAATTAAGATGAAAAGTCTTCAACTTGGTGCATTGGGAGGAGGAATTTCAGGATCCGGCCCCTCAATTTTCATGTTGGCCGAAAAAAGAGAAACTGCCGAAAAAATTGCCACCCAGATGAAGTCTGTTTATGACGAAATAAGTATCGAAAGCTTTGTATATGTTTCAAAAATAAATCCAATCGGGATTGAAATCGTTGAAGAATCCGAATAA
- the thrC gene encoding threonine synthase, translating into MKYYNLKDSQEKVDFRTATIKGQGKDKGLFFPENIPQFEEEFIQNLHQYSDEEIAYRCIKDFIGDEIPSEILQEIIAETVSFEIPLQKISDRISILELFHGPTLAFKDIGARFMSRCLSYFLKDQDRKVTVLVATSGDTGGAVAHGFYGLPDINVVILYPKNRVSPVQEKQLTALGENIFALEVNGSFDDCQDMVKQAFANEEINKKLFLTSANSINIARWLPQQIYYLLALKQWQTSEKEAPIICVPSGNFGNICAGLLAHLRGLPAEHFIAACNANEVVPEYLKTQNFKPKKALATLSNAMDVGDPSNFVRIMELFGQNFESLKNKISGYSVNDKQTMDTITEVYKKYKYILEPHSAVAFASMEQYLNGNPGKKGFILGTAHPVKFPDAVEKAIKIKIEIPESLNDLMKKEKKTVEINSDFEELRRFLLDKN; encoded by the coding sequence ATGAAATACTATAATTTAAAAGACAGTCAGGAAAAAGTTGATTTCAGGACTGCAACAATAAAAGGGCAGGGAAAAGATAAGGGATTATTTTTCCCTGAAAATATTCCGCAATTTGAAGAGGAATTTATTCAAAATCTGCATCAATATTCTGATGAGGAAATTGCCTACCGATGCATTAAAGATTTTATTGGAGATGAAATTCCCTCAGAAATACTACAGGAAATCATTGCTGAAACTGTCAGCTTTGAGATTCCTTTACAAAAGATCAGCGACAGAATCTCAATCCTTGAGCTTTTTCATGGACCGACCTTGGCATTCAAGGATATTGGAGCCAGATTTATGAGCCGCTGCCTATCCTATTTTTTGAAAGATCAAGATAGAAAAGTAACAGTTCTTGTTGCCACCTCCGGAGATACGGGTGGAGCTGTTGCTCATGGATTTTACGGTCTTCCGGACATTAATGTCGTTATTCTTTATCCTAAAAACAGGGTAAGTCCGGTTCAGGAAAAACAACTTACAGCATTAGGTGAAAATATTTTCGCATTGGAAGTGAACGGAAGCTTTGATGATTGTCAAGACATGGTAAAACAAGCTTTTGCAAATGAAGAAATCAATAAAAAATTATTTCTAACCTCCGCCAACTCTATTAATATTGCGAGATGGCTTCCACAGCAGATTTATTATTTATTGGCCTTGAAACAATGGCAAACATCAGAAAAAGAAGCCCCGATAATCTGTGTTCCCAGTGGAAATTTTGGAAATATATGTGCAGGACTTCTCGCTCATCTTCGGGGACTTCCTGCAGAACATTTTATTGCAGCCTGTAATGCCAATGAGGTAGTTCCTGAATATTTAAAAACTCAGAATTTTAAGCCTAAAAAAGCTTTGGCTACTCTATCTAATGCAATGGATGTAGGAGATCCCAGCAACTTTGTAAGAATCATGGAACTTTTTGGACAGAACTTTGAATCATTAAAAAATAAAATATCCGGTTATTCTGTTAATGATAAACAAACCATGGATACCATTACAGAAGTTTATAAAAAATATAAATATATTCTCGAGCCTCATAGTGCAGTAGCATTTGCTTCCATGGAGCAATACCTAAATGGAAATCCAGGGAAAAAGGGATTCATTTTAGGAACAGCTCATCCTGTAAAATTCCCTGATGCTGTAGAAAAAGCCATCAAAATAAAAATTGAAATTCCGGAATCTCTGAATGACCTGATGAAAAAGGAGAAAAAAACTGTAGAAATAAACTCAGATTTTGAAGAATTAAGACGATTTTTGCTTGATAAAAATTAA
- the folB gene encoding dihydroneopterin aldolase, whose translation MSKIYLEDVKIYAYHGVLPEENIIGTYYILNAELHTDLWKAAGSDDLNDTISYADLNDIIHHEMKIKSQLLEHVAGRIISTIHTRFPQIDYIKLKITKTAPPMQGEMKGASIELEKSFKPEN comes from the coding sequence ATGAGCAAAATATATCTTGAAGATGTAAAAATATATGCCTACCACGGAGTGTTGCCTGAGGAAAACATTATTGGAACGTATTATATTTTAAATGCAGAGCTTCATACCGATCTGTGGAAAGCCGCAGGATCTGATGACCTGAACGACACCATAAGCTATGCAGACCTTAATGACATTATCCATCATGAAATGAAAATAAAGTCTCAACTTTTGGAACATGTAGCCGGAAGAATTATTTCAACAATTCATACACGTTTTCCACAAATCGACTATATTAAGTTAAAAATAACCAAGACCGCTCCTCCAATGCAGGGAGAAATGAAAGGAGCCAGCATTGAACTGGAAAAAAGCTTCAAGCCTGAAAATTAA
- a CDS encoding DUF4403 family protein has product MRLVKILFLVAFINAFGQSGVDNQLANYNFPKIKSSITMPVTIPLSELSNMINASVKDLVYQDDSYTDNNNDQFKVKVWKTRPIRLVGGTSQNLLIEVPLKIWAEKGIGTLGVYSYQNTTFETVMSFNTTVTFKNNWTITTSTQPNGFRWVTKPVLDYGRIQIPITPIVEKSLKEQQEKFCKTIDQQMATQLNFQQYAVMAWNTFLQPFNISEEYNTWLKISPVGVNITPLKFYGNQINATLGIDIYSETFTGSKPTASPPVASATNFNFSPTVADKFLLQTTANIPFTEASNMARKTFLNKEFDIRDSKVKVTDIRLYGVDNRVIIEAQTDGYIKGTAVISGIPVYDETKRKIVLSDTKFKLKTMNILQKTASLLFQGKIVKMIEEEYGIPTQELEETSRKSIEDAFNKEYYKGLKMSGKVFNLKPSKILLNSTGITAVIDTNATLKLLVNGF; this is encoded by the coding sequence TTGAGACTCGTTAAAATATTATTTTTAGTAGCATTCATCAATGCTTTTGGACAATCTGGTGTTGATAATCAATTGGCAAATTACAACTTTCCAAAGATCAAATCCAGTATTACTATGCCGGTAACTATTCCTCTTTCGGAGCTGAGTAACATGATTAATGCCTCCGTAAAGGATTTGGTATATCAGGATGATTCTTATACTGACAACAATAATGACCAGTTTAAGGTAAAGGTCTGGAAAACCAGACCGATCCGTTTGGTAGGAGGAACCAGCCAAAATCTGTTGATTGAAGTTCCCCTAAAAATATGGGCAGAAAAAGGTATTGGAACATTGGGCGTTTACAGCTACCAGAATACCACTTTCGAAACGGTTATGTCCTTTAATACCACTGTTACTTTTAAAAATAACTGGACCATTACAACTTCTACACAACCTAATGGTTTCAGGTGGGTAACAAAACCTGTACTGGATTACGGAAGAATACAAATACCAATTACCCCAATTGTTGAAAAAAGTCTTAAGGAACAACAAGAGAAATTCTGTAAAACCATCGATCAGCAGATGGCTACTCAACTGAACTTTCAGCAATATGCTGTTATGGCGTGGAATACTTTCCTGCAGCCATTTAATATTTCTGAGGAATATAACACATGGTTGAAGATAAGCCCGGTTGGCGTTAATATTACTCCTTTAAAATTTTATGGAAACCAGATCAATGCAACTCTTGGTATTGATATCTACTCTGAAACTTTCACAGGAAGCAAACCCACCGCTTCTCCACCCGTGGCATCAGCTACCAACTTTAACTTCTCACCTACCGTTGCAGATAAATTTCTTTTACAAACCACCGCTAATATTCCTTTTACAGAAGCCAGCAACATGGCCAGAAAGACTTTCTTAAACAAAGAATTTGACATCAGGGATTCAAAGGTAAAGGTAACGGACATTAGGCTGTACGGTGTAGATAACAGAGTTATCATTGAAGCTCAGACTGATGGGTATATTAAAGGAACTGCTGTTATTTCAGGAATTCCGGTTTACGATGAAACCAAAAGAAAAATTGTTTTGTCTGATACCAAGTTCAAATTAAAAACCATGAATATTCTTCAAAAAACAGCCTCTCTCCTATTCCAAGGGAAAATTGTAAAAATGATTGAAGAGGAATACGGAATTCCTACACAGGAATTGGAAGAAACATCCAGAAAAAGTATTGAGGACGCCTTTAATAAAGAATATTACAAAGGTTTAAAGATGAGTGGAAAAGTATTTAATCTGAAGCCAAGTAAAATACTTCTCAACAGCACAGGCATTACAGCTGTCATTGATACAAATGCTACCCTAAAATTACTGGTCAACGGATTTTAA
- a CDS encoding YMGG-like glycine zipper-containing protein, translating to MKKIVLTGFLSVFLLAACKKDDTVAEKSLEVQKLEFQARQLEIEKQKLAIEKEKLVYEAQKKADSISESKKAKASADNNSKPRVIRETRTVYRDRSSNSNSGGGSNGGYADNGSGTSQGTTQKKGMSKAAKGTIIGTVGGAAAGAIIAKKNRGLGAVIGGVVGGATGYTIGRSQDRKDGRVQPRR from the coding sequence ATGAAAAAGATAGTATTAACAGGTTTTTTATCCGTCTTTTTATTGGCGGCCTGTAAGAAAGATGACACAGTTGCTGAAAAATCACTGGAAGTACAAAAACTTGAATTTCAAGCCAGACAGCTTGAAATAGAAAAGCAAAAACTTGCCATTGAGAAAGAAAAGCTCGTATACGAAGCTCAGAAAAAAGCAGATAGCATCTCTGAAAGCAAAAAAGCTAAGGCTTCTGCTGACAATAATTCAAAACCTAGGGTGATAAGAGAAACCAGAACTGTATACCGAGACAGAAGCTCTAATTCCAATTCCGGAGGTGGAAGCAATGGAGGTTATGCAGATAACGGAAGTGGTACATCACAAGGAACTACCCAAAAAAAAGGGATGAGCAAGGCTGCTAAAGGAACCATCATTGGTACCGTAGGTGGCGCAGCTGCCGGTGCAATCATTGCTAAGAAAAACAGAGGCCTTGGTGCTGTAATCGGAGGTGTAGTAGGTGGAGCTACTGGATATACAATTGGTAGATCACAAGATAGAAAAGACGGAAGAGTACAACCGCGTAGATAA